CGGTGAACTTGCTGTCATGTATCCCGTCTCTGGTGGCTTCTATACGTGAGTTCTGCCAATCCCCAATCAAGACGTGAGCTAACAAATCACCAGCTATGCCAACCGATTTGTTGATCCCTCTTGGGGTTTCGCCATGGGTTGGAACTATGTCATGCAATGGGCTTtcgttcttcctcttgaaTTGACAGTTTGCGGTACAGTCATCCAATACTGGGCTCCGCACACTAGCGTAGCTATCTGGGTCAGCGTAAGTTCAGCACCCATGAAGTTATCGTGAGACTGCGACTGACATACTATAGGTCTTCCTTGCTGTTATTATCCTCGTCAATATCTTTGGAACTCTTGGTTACGCCGAGGAAGAGTTCTGGGCTGCACTGCTTAAGCTCTCTGCCACCGTCATCTTCATGATCGTCGCTGTCGTCCTCGTTTGCGGTGGAGGTCCTTCTGATGGAGAGTATAGCACCTACCAGGGCGCCAAGCTTTGGTACGACCCGGGTGCTTTCCAGCACGGTTTCCGAGGCTTCTGCGGTACGATACAAGCCCCATTTCCCGTGAAATTCTTCAGTAACTAATGGATACCAGGTGTGTTCGTCACTGcggccttctccttcagtgGAACAGAACTTGTCGGTCTCGCTGCTGCCGAAGCCAAGAACCCCGCCAAGTCTCTCCCTGGCGCCATCAAGCAGGTCTTCTGGCGAATCACTCTCTTCTACGTAGTTGGACTTCTCCTTGTCGGTTTCCTCGTCAGCTCTAAGGACCCCAGACTTCTGAACGCCGGCAACGACGACCCTAGTGCCTCTCCTTTCGTCATCGCTGCCGCCAACGCTCATCTGAAGGGATACGATTCGTTCATGAACGTCATCATCCTTGTTTCCGTCTTGTCTATCGGTGTCTCCTGCGTCTACGGCGGTAGCCGAACTCTTGTCGCACTCGCGCAACAGGGCTATGCTCCCAGATTCTTCTCTTTCATTGATAAGTCTGGTCGTCCTCTTCCTGCTGTTGTGTCCATTATCGCCATCGGTGCTCTTGGATACATTAGTGTTAGTGGTGATGGAAATACCGTCTTCGTTTGGCTTCAGGCTTTGTCTGGTCTGGCTGCTTTGTTTACCTGGGGCTCTATCTGCCTTTGCCATATCCGATTCCGACAGGCTTGGAAGTACCACGGTCACACTTTGGATGAAATCCCCTTCCAGCACGTCTTCGGAGTTTGGGGCTCTTGGGTTGgactcatcctcatcgtcatcgttcTTATTGCGCAGTTCTACACTGCCATCACCAATCTTGATGGATCACTCGGTACTGCTGAGGGCTTCTTCGAGTCATACCTGGCTCTGCCCGTTGTCATTCTCTTCTATGTTATCGGATACATCTGGAAGCGAGAGGGATGGAGAAAGGTCAGCGAGATTGATCTTGATACCGGTCGTCGCGAGCATGATTGGGATACCATCAATGCTTATCGTGAGCAGCTTGCCAACGGCCCTGCTTGGAAACGCGTGTGGCATGTTCTGTTTTAAGTGTGTATAGCGATGTCAACATAtcttataactgccttttgACTATGACCACTTACATCCACTATATTTAATGTTCAATTATCATGCGATGGTTTTGTGAGAAAGGATACTGTCAACTAAACAGGTAATGCCTTCGTAGTGATGTTGTTATTCTCGCTGAGATTTACTTCTAAGGAAGTGCGAGAATTTGATCCTTTCGTGGTATTATGAACCTTATGATGCTGATTTGGACGCACTGGCCTTGATCTAAAATGCTATCCATGAATTTCTTCCTAGCCTTTAACGGTAGACATCATCCATGGCATTAGCCCTAGCCTGGGGAATTCAATCGCTAGGAAAGACCCTGACTGTTTACGTGTCAGGCATGTGTTTCAGGTCTAGCACCGGGTAAGCAGCTGTGAGGTTGAACCCCAACGGAAATCTTCTAAAACCCCGAACGACACGCTGAAATTACGTGAGATTAGCCACTCACTGCCAACATGATTCTCAGCTCATACCTGTGTAAGCTTCGTATCAAGATGAATCCCAGGTCCAAAATGAGAGAGGAAGGGATTCTGTAGCTCTATCAAGTCATCAAAGAAAGGACCCTGGCGGTATCTTGGTCATTTCCAGCTTACGAGAGTTGCCAGCAGTAAGCACTAGTCATGGTTATCGCTTTCAAGCTTCATGGAGACTTTCCAGAAACCCGGAGACTTTCTTGATGTCCGGAGAGATATGTAGGGAGGCTTGGCTAGGTGAGACGTGGACAGAGCCTTATGGGAATGTGTAGTACGTCAAGTTCCATGGGCATATAAGACCTCCTGCAATTTAGCTCATTCCTCACAGAAGCTGCTGCACTCAGTATCGCCCAATCTACTACGATTACAGACAAATCATTCGATCTCCCTTGCATAATGAGCTCCGAGAACAAAGTTGACTATCCCTGGGAAATAAACCGAGAGGTAGAGCGGCTTCAGAAGCAGCATGCCTGGGTTCAGAGATGTCTTAACAGCAAGATTGTCTTTGCGCCCATACCCCTGGATAAAGAAGGACTCAAGATTCTTGACGTCGGGTGTGCCGACGGTAATGCCACGACTGTCGAAGGTATTAACTTGACTAACAGGA
This DNA window, taken from Fusarium fujikuroi IMI 58289 draft genome, chromosome FFUJ_chr11, encodes the following:
- a CDS encoding probable amino acid permease NAAP1 produces the protein MSEIHPKQEALEAQDTSPRYDEKQGTTEPIEDGPKQSWALRNGLTPGSFAPHDDYAKGTAELQRDMKPRHLNMIAIGGSIGAGFFVGSGSALQTGGPGSLTIGFLIMGVMIFNVVYALGELAVMYPVSGGFYTYANRFVDPSWGFAMGWNYVMQWAFVLPLELTVCGTVIQYWAPHTSVAIWVSVFLAVIILVNIFGTLGYAEEEFWAALLKLSATVIFMIVAVVLVCGGGPSDGEYSTYQGAKLWYDPGAFQHGFRGFCGVFVTAAFSFSGTELVGLAAAEAKNPAKSLPGAIKQVFWRITLFYVVGLLLVGFLVSSKDPRLLNAGNDDPSASPFVIAAANAHLKGYDSFMNVIILVSVLSIGVSCVYGGSRTLVALAQQGYAPRFFSFIDKSGRPLPAVVSIIAIGALGYISVSGDGNTVFVWLQALSGLAALFTWGSICLCHIRFRQAWKYHGHTLDEIPFQHVFGVWGSWVGLILIVIVLIAQFYTAITNLDGSLGTAEGFFESYLALPVVILFYVIGYIWKREGWRKVSEIDLDTGRREHDWDTINAYREQLANGPAWKRVWHVLF